The Methanoculleus caldifontis genome includes the window CCCGGAGGTCGAGTGGCGGAAGATTGCCGGACTACGGGAGATCAGCGTCCACTCTTACTATGCAGCGAAACCGACGCTCCTCCGGGATATCAGGAGGGTGCCTATCTCCCCTGCGTGGAGGGTCCGGTATCTTTGGCTCCCGGACCTAAAACCTCCTCCGCACCGAAGATTACGAACGCTATCAGGATGAAGAGAGCCGCCGCGATAGAGAACGTGTACTGGAAGGCCTGGGCTGTGGGCAGGGTTTGCAGGGTCCCGTTGCTGGTAACGGTTACAGTGAACGTGGCGATAAGGGCTCCGGCAATCGGGGCCCCGATGCTGCGCCCGAGATTGCGGAAGACGGCATTCATGGATGTCGCAATGCCCATATCCTGGGGATCAACGGTCAGGACGAGCAGGTTGATCGTCGAGGCGTTCAGCATGGCGATTCCCGATCCGGTGACAAATATGGCGAAGATAAAAGATGTTGAACTTTCCGAGACTGAACTCAACAGAAAGCCAGAGGCACCCACGACCGCCCCGGCGAGAGCGACGGGTTTCACACCAAAGCGGGGAACAAGCCTCCCGGTCAACGGTGCGAAGATGGCGATGGCGACAGCGAAGGGGAGGAGAGAGAGCCCGGCCATGAAGATGTCAAACCCGAACCCGACGGGGGGCGGCAGTTCGAGCCTGTACGCGTACGCCTGGAACGCCAGGAACATCCCGAGACTTGCTATGGCAAAGGTGACATGCGTGCGTGCGACGTTGCGCATCGAGAGCAGCCGCAGGTTGAGGATGGGGTCACCGACATTCTTCTGGTAATACTGCTCGTATACTGCCAGAAGGGGGAGGAGGAGCAGTCCGGCGGCAAGCAGCCAGAGGGGGTTCACTCCAGACCCGGCCAGCGCAGGGGACAGGGAGATTGCCAGCACGATCAACACCAGCGAGCCGCCGAGAAGCGCTGCCCCGATATGATCGACTTTTGCGCCGGGACGGGTGTATGGGGATTCCCGCACCTGGCTGTACACGAGGTAGGTGAGCAGCAGCACAAAGGGGATCGCCGTGTGGTAGGTGGTCTGCCAGCCGAACATGTTCGATACCAGGGCGCCGAGAGGCAGGCTTATCGCGGTTCCAATGCCGAACATCCCGCTGATGATACCCTGCGCCCGCGGGATCACTTCACGGGGGAACTCCTCCCGGAAGATACTCATGGCAAGCGGCATCACGGCGAGACCGACCCCCTGGACGGCTCTTGAGACGAGCATGAAGGGGAAGGTGGGTGAGAACCCGGTCATGGTGATGGCAGCCGAGTAGACGAGGAGGACGTAGACGAGGATTCTTTTCTTCCCGTAGATGTCCCCCAGTTTCCCGACGATCGGGGCAAGGGCAATGCCGGACACGAAATAGAGGGCAAGGACGAGGCTGACTTCCGCGCTGCTGATGCCGAAACCGGCTGCAATCGACGGGAGCGACGGGGTCAGCATTCCTTCGATGTAGAGGATCATGAAGTTGAATCCTACGAGGATGAACATCGTCCGGTAGGCATACTCCACATCAAATTCGTTGACGTCTGCCGGCTGCGGGGGAAGATTCATATTATGTACATCTCCCTGACTCCTGGATTGCGTCGCAGGAAATACGGATGAGCATGATCGCGAAGCTGAATGCGAGGAAAGTCAATTTTGAATTCAAATACCTTTCGATTCCTCTATGCGGCCGGGCAGTTCCGGCGGGCCGGGGATCCGGTGGGTTTCAGGCACATGCCGTCCTCGCAGTCGCTGAGCGGGAGTACGATGCGGTGGCCGGTGAGAGCGAGCGGGAGGGGATGTCTCCCGCCGGCCAGAAGAGAAAGTGTTGTATCAAAACGAACCACCATACATCCTCTCTACTGTGCGGCAGCAGTAAAACAGTCCGCCATACAGCTGCCGTCACCTCTTTTACGGGAGTTGTCGGCTCGTAGAACCGTTGTTACAAACGAGTTCTCTTTTCCCAGGTTAATTTTCCATGTATTCTCTTCTCCTCTTCTCCCAGTAATCCCTATCTTCAACCGTTATCGGACGCAGGACCCTGCACGGATTGCCGGCGGCGATCACGTTATCCGGTATATCTTTCGTCACGACGGAGCCGGAACCTATTACCACGTTGTTCCCGACTGTTACTCCCGGATTGATGACAACATCCGCCCCAACCCAGACGCTGTTGCCTATCGTTATCGGTCTTCCATACTCGAGAATCGCATTTCTCACCCCTGCGTCGATCGGGTGTGCGGCGGTATAGACGCCGACCCGGGGGCCGAAGAAGACGTGATCGCCTATGGTCACGTCGCAGACATCAAGGATGATGCAGTCATAGTTCGCGTAAAAATTGTCGCCGATACGGATGTGACTGCCGTAATCGCAGCGAAACGGCGGTTCGATAAAGATCTGCTCGCCTGTGGATTGGAAGAGTTCCTTGAGCAACTCTGTCCGATATGCCAGTTCCTCTTCAGTCGTCCCATTGAATAGTCGTGTCAATCTTCTGGCTCTCTGGCGGTCCCGCTTCAGTTCTTCGTCGTATGCGAAATAGAGTTCTCCGCATACCATCCTCTCTTTCTCTGTCATAGCCGGTCGCCTCATCCGGGTATAGTTGAGGCACTGGAGAAAAGGTTGATCATGAACCGTGACCGGCCCGGTGTGATCGTCCTTAGATGGTCGGGGAGGGCGGCCGGCGCTCCGGCCATGCACCCAATAGAATGGCCGGGGGCGCTCGACGGCTTACGTTCTGGCAGAGAGAAAATGAGAAGCGAATCGTCAGATAATCGTCAGGTGCGTCACCGGTAACGTCAGGACACTGATGGCGGCCACGACCGCCACGAGGAGCACGATGATGGAGGTGAGAGGGGAGGAGAAATTTCTGTCATTTTAAGCGGGGACGGGGCGGCATAACCTCGAGCGATGGCATCTCTCGTTTTCGGTTGAATCCTGGCCGGGTAAGCCTCCCGATATTCGACCGGACGCTTTAGCGAAATGACTTTCCGATACAGTCTGCTCCCGGTGCGACTATGGGACGATCTGTTGCTGGAAGGCGCGGTAGGGCATCTGATCGAGAGCCCGGGCCAGGCTCTCGCTACAGTTCATCGGTTCCACTGTTTTTCAACACATCGATAACAGAAGTTGATCGTGGGTTTAATGGCGGTGTCGATGTGCGTATAGTATTCAATCTCCCAATCAGACTCTTTTTCGGCGATCAGCCCCTTGCACACATTTCCAGCACTTCCTGCGATGCAGTCGGTGAGCCCGTCCTGGACAAGGAGCATGACGTCCTGCCGGCTTTTCAGTCCGTACTCCATGAGCGTGGTGAGTCGTTCCAGTTCCATCGAGACCGATTGTATCAGGTTGGCCGGTTCGTCGCTCTTCGGCATTGCGAGGACAAAGACATGGGCCACACTCCGGTCGATCAGTTGTTTGCTTAAGAGACGATCGTATTGCGGGTCTGAGCGATATTGCAATTCGTGAGATCTATCGTCTAAGTCTTCTGATATGCATGCGTTGAGGTAGTCGTGCCTCCTCATGGCATCTCTCAATCTGAGCAGGTCATTCTTTCTCTCCTGATAGAACGAGCCGTAAATGCCGATGGGAAGCTCTCGTTTCAACCTCTCGAAGCGGCTGCGATCCGCATTCTGTCTGGTCGAGCGTTCCCATGGAGATACCATATCTGGAAAGTATTATCATTCGGGTATTATAACTATTAGTTAGCATGTGCTAACTGATTTCAGGGTGGGAACTAATATTAGTTAGCACACTATAACTTACATTCGTGTTGGGTGAGATATGGAGCCGGCGGTTGTCGAGAAATACCTGAGTGA containing:
- a CDS encoding MFS transporter is translated as MNLPPQPADVNEFDVEYAYRTMFILVGFNFMILYIEGMLTPSLPSIAAGFGISSAEVSLVLALYFVSGIALAPIVGKLGDIYGKKRILVYVLLVYSAAITMTGFSPTFPFMLVSRAVQGVGLAVMPLAMSIFREEFPREVIPRAQGIISGMFGIGTAISLPLGALVSNMFGWQTTYHTAIPFVLLLTYLVYSQVRESPYTRPGAKVDHIGAALLGGSLVLIVLAISLSPALAGSGVNPLWLLAAGLLLLPLLAVYEQYYQKNVGDPILNLRLLSMRNVARTHVTFAIASLGMFLAFQAYAYRLELPPPVGFGFDIFMAGLSLLPFAVAIAIFAPLTGRLVPRFGVKPVALAGAVVGASGFLLSSVSESSTSFIFAIFVTGSGIAMLNASTINLLVLTVDPQDMGIATSMNAVFRNLGRSIGAPIAGALIATFTVTVTSNGTLQTLPTAQAFQYTFSIAAALFILIAFVIFGAEEVLGPGAKDTGPSTQGR
- a CDS encoding sugar O-acetyltransferase, with the protein product MTEKERMVCGELYFAYDEELKRDRQRARRLTRLFNGTTEEELAYRTELLKELFQSTGEQIFIEPPFRCDYGSHIRIGDNFYANYDCIILDVCDVTIGDHVFFGPRVGVYTAAHPIDAGVRNAILEYGRPITIGNSVWVGADVVINPGVTVGNNVVIGSGSVVTKDIPDNVIAAGNPCRVLRPITVEDRDYWEKRRREYMEN
- a CDS encoding HepT-like ribonuclease domain-containing protein encodes the protein MLRLITIGEATNRISLSVTARSPEVEWRKIAGLREISVHSYYAAKPTLLRDIRRVPISPAWRVRYLWLPDLKPPPHRRLRTLSG